In Seonamhaeicola sp. S2-3, the genomic window GACCATCATCTACTGAAAATATTTCTTTTAATTGCTTTTTTCGTTTCTCTACGGCACTTAGAGAAATATCTAAATGGGCTGCTAAATTTTTAGTTTTTACACCTTGAGATAATAAATGTAAAATCTTTCGGTTTTTATCATCTATTACAATATCGCTAGCAATGGTTTTTCTTATATGGCTGTTTACTGTGCCACTATAAAATGGAGGGTTATTAAGTACCGCTTGAAATGCACTTGCTAACTCACTAGAAGTTAAATCGCTTTTAATTAAAAAACCTTCAGGATTTATATTTTTAATGATATTATGAATTCTAAAAGATTCATTATACATAGTAAGTATAACTATTTTTGCTTCTGGAAGTATTTTTCTAGCATATTCTGCTAAATCTTCACCAGAACTCATTGAACCATCTAAAGATGGTGGTAAACTTATATCTATAAAAAGCATATTATACGGATTTTCCTCTTTTAAAGATTTATCCATATAAGCAACAGCTTCATCGCAATTATTTGCAATATCAATATATAATTCTTGTGTTTCCTTTTTGGTAAATTGGAGTGTGTTTTGATAACCCTCAATAATCATTGGGTGGTCATCTATCATTAATATTTTTATTTTTTCAGCCATAAAATTAGTCGTTAGGGTATTGGGACTTCAATAATAACTGTTGTACCTATATCTATTTTAGAACTTATATTAAGATTTCCGTTAATTTCACTTATTCTAGAGTTTATATTTTTTAAACCAATGCCTGATTTTACTTTGTTAATATCAAACC contains:
- a CDS encoding response regulator, which gives rise to MAEKIKILMIDDHPMIIEGYQNTLQFTKKETQELYIDIANNCDEAVAYMDKSLKEENPYNMLFIDISLPPSLDGSMSSGEDLAEYARKILPEAKIVILTMYNESFRIHNIIKNINPEGFLIKSDLTSSELASAFQAVLNNPPFYSGTVNSHIRKTIASDIVIDDKNRKILHLLSQGVKTKNLAAHLDISLSAVEKRKKQLKEIFSVDDGQDETLLSEARKKGFV